Proteins from one Salarias fasciatus chromosome 14, fSalaFa1.1, whole genome shotgun sequence genomic window:
- the LOC115401173 gene encoding unconventional myosin-Ic isoform X1, giving the protein MMELKIQLIPTGEIILSPGMNGENYCHGCKVVATDGVRAMMESALTARDRVGVQDFVLLENYTSEAAFIENLRKRFKENLIYTYIGSVLVSVNPYKDLEIYTKNHMERYRGVNFYEVSPHIYAVADNAYRSMRTERKDQCILISGESGAGKTEASKKILQYYAVTCPASDQVQTVKDRLLQSNPVLEAFGNAKTLRNDNSSRFGKYMDIQFDFKGAPVGGHIINYLLEKSRVVHQNHGERNFHIFYQLIEGGEEDLLRRLGLERNPQQYQYLVKGNCPKVSSINDRSDWKVVRKALSVIGFNEDDVEELLNIIASVLHLGNVQYGGEDGTACITSDTQIKYLARLLGVNGSVLTEALTHKKIIAKGEELMSPLNLEQASSARDALSKAVYGRTFTWLVNKINTSLAYKDDSQKSYSVIGLLDIYGFEVFQNNSFEQFCINYCNEKLQQLFIELTLKSEQDEYEAEGITWEPVQYFNNKIICDLVEEKFKGIISILDEECLRPGDASDFTFLEKLESTVGGHPHFVTHKLADPKTRKVMGREEFRLLHYAGEVNYNVNGFLDKNNDLLFRNLKEVMCMSENKILTQCFDREELSDKKRPDTAATQFKSSLAKLMEILMSKEPSYVRCIKPNDSKQSGRFDDVLIRHQVKYLGLMENLRVRRAGFAYRRRYEVFLQRYKSLCPETWPNWQGRLAEGVSTLVKHMGYKPEEYKMGRSKIFIRFPKTLFATEDALETRKHSLATKLQAGWKGYIQRTKYKKLRSAVITIQAWWRGILARRRAQRRRQAANTIRRFIKGFIYRHKERCPENEYFLDYVRYSFLMNLHRNLPKNVLDKSWPTPPAALTEASEHLRKLCMQNMVWKYCKKISPEWKHQMEQKVVASEIFKDKKDNYPQSVPKLFVSTRLNGEDINPKVAQALGSEKMKYAVPVTKYDRKGYKARPRQLLLTGNAVVIAEEGKLKQRIDYSALKGISVSSLSDGVFVLHVPSDDNKQKGDVVLQSDHVIETLTKVAICADKVNSININQGSIKFTAGHGKEGIIDFTPGSELLVAKAKNGHLAVTAPRLNSR; this is encoded by the exons GTGGTGGCCACTGACGGGGTCCGGGCTATGATGGAGTCGGCCCTGACAGCCAGAGACCGGGTGGGGGTGCAGGACTTTGTCCTGCTGGAGAACTACACCAGCGAAGCAGCCTTCATCGAGAACCTGCGCAAACGCTTCAAAGAGAACCTCATCTAC ACGTACATTGGTTCGGTGCTGGTGTCCGTTAACCCGTACAAAGACCTTGAGATCTACACCAAGAACCACATGGAGCGATACCGAGGGGTCAACTTCTACGAGGTGTCACCACACAT CTACGCTGTGGCCGATAACGCGTACCGCTCCATGAGGACGGAGAGGAAGGACCAGTGCATCCTGATCTCGGGGGAGAGCGGCGCCGGGAAGACGGAGGCGTCCAAGAAGATCCTGCAGTACTACGCCGTCACCTGTCCGGCCAGCGATCAGGTGCAGACAGTCAAAGACCGCCTGCTGCAGTCCAACCCCGTGCTGGAG GCCTTCGGTAATGCCAAGACGTTGCGTAACGACAACTCGAGCCGTTTTGGAAAGTACATGGACATTCAGTTCGACTTCAAG GGCGCCCCGGTGGGAGGACACATCATCAACTACCTCCTGGAGAAGTCCCGCGTGGTCCACCAGAACCACGGCGAGAGGAACTTCCACATCTTCTACCAGCTGATCGAGGGCGGCGAGGAGGACCTGCTGAGGCGCCTGGGCCTGGAGAGGAACCCGCAGCAGTACCAGTACCTGGTCAAG GGAAACTGCCCCAAAGTGAGCTCCATCAACGACCGCAGCGACTGGAAGGTGGTGAGGAAGGCCCTGTCTGTCATCGGCTTCAACGAGGACGACGTGGAG GAGCTGCTGAACATAATTGCCAGCGTGCTCCACCTGGGCAACGTGCAGTACGGCGGCGAGGATGGCACGGCCTGCATCACCTCCGACACGCAGATAAAGTACCTGGCCAGG TTGTTAGGAGTGAATGGGAGCGTGCTGACGGAGGCACTCACACACAAGAAGATTATCGCCAAGGGAGAGGAG ctaaTGAGCCCGTTGAACCTCGAGCAGGCGTCATCGGCTCGGGATGCTCTGTCCAAGGCGGTGTACGGACGCACCTTCACCTGGCTGGTGAACAAGATCAACACTTCGTTGGCGTataag GATGACTCCCAGAAGAGTTACTCGGTCATCGGCCTGCTGGACATCTACGGCTTTGAGGTCTTCCAGAACAACAG ctttgagCAGTTCTGCATCAACTACTGTAacgagaagctgcagcagctcttcatcGAGCTCACGCTCAAATCTGAGCAGGACGAGTACGAAGCCGAGGGCATCACG TGGGAACCGGTTCAATACTTCAACAACAAGATCATCTGCgacctggtggaggagaagTTCAAAGGCATCATCTCCATCCTG GATGAGGAGTGTCTTCGACCCGGGGACGCCAGCGATTTCACCTtcctggagaagctggagagcACCGTGGGAGGACACCCGCACTTTGTCAC TCACAAGCTGGCAGATCCAAAGACCCGGAAGGTGATGGGCCGAGAGGAGTTCAGGCTGCTGCACTACGCTGGAGAGGTCAACTACAACGTCAACG GTTTTCTGGACAAGAACAACGACTTGCTCTTCAGAAACCTGAAAGAG gtgatgTGCATGTCTGAGAACAAGATCCTGACGCAGTGCTTCGACCGAGAGGAGCTGAGTGACAAGAAGCGGCCGGACACG GCAGCCACGCAGTTCAAGTCCAGTCTGGCGAAGCTCATGGAGATCCTCATGTCCAAGGAGCCGTCCTACGTGCGATGCATCAAGCCCAACGACTCCAAGCAGTCAG ggCGGTTCGACGACGTTCTGATCCGCCACCAGGTGAAGTACCTgggcctgatggagaacctgcgGGTGAGGAGAGCCGGCTTCGCCTACAGGCGGCGCTACGAGGTCTTCCTCCAGAG GTATAAGTCCCTGTGTCCGGAGACGTGGCCTAACTGGCAGGGGAGGCTGGCGGAGGGAGTGTCCACTCTGGTGAAACACATGGGATACAAACCTGAGGAGTATAAAATGGGCAG ATCCAAAATCTTCATCCGCTTCCCAAAGACTCTGTTTGCCACCGAGGACGCTCTGGAGACCAGGAAACACAGTCTGG CCACCAAGCTGCAGGCGGGATGGAAAGGATACATCCAGAGGACCAAATACAAAAAGCTCCGGTCAGCAG TAATCACCATCCAGGCCTGGTGGAGAGGCATCCTCGCCCGGAGGAGAGCCCAGCGCAGACGGCAGGCGGCTAACACCATCCGCAG GTTTATCAAAGGCTTCATCTATCGCCATAAGGAGCGCTGCCCGGAGAACGAGTACTTCCTGGATTACGTGCGATACTCTTTCCTCATGAACCTGCACAGGAATCTGCCGAAGAACGTCCTGGATAAGAGCTGGCCCACGCCCCCGGCCGCGCTCACCGAG GCGTCCGAGCATCTCCGCAAGCTGTGCATGCAGAACATGGTGTGGAAGTACTGTAAGAAGATCAGCCCGGAGTGGAAGCACCAG ATGGAGCAGAAGGTGGTCGCCAGCGAGATCTTCAAGGACAAGAAGGACAACTACCCGCAGAGCGTGCCCAAACTCTTCGTCAGCACCAGGCTCA ACGGCGAGGACATCAACCCCAAGGTGGCTCAAGCTCTGGGCAGCGAGAAGATGAAG TACGCCGTTCCCGTCACCAAATACGACAGGAAGGGCTACAAAGCCCGACCGCGACAGCTGCTGCTCACCGGGAACGCCGTGGTCATCGCAGAGGAGGGAAAACTCAAGCAGCGCATCGACTACTCCGCGCTCAAAG GCATCTCGGTGAGCTCCCTGAGCGATGGCGTATTCGTCCTGCACGTTCCCAGTGACGACAACAAGCAGAAG GGAGATGTGGTTCTGCAGAGCGACCACGTCATCGAGACTTTGACCAAAGTCGCCATCTGTGCTGACAAAGTCAACAGCATCAACATCAACCAGGGCAG TATAAAGTTTACAGCAGGGCACGGGAAGGAAGGGATCATCGACTTCACACCCGGATCAGAACTGCTGGTGGCCAAGGCCAAGAACGGACACTTGGCTGTG ACGGCTCCCAGACTCAACTCCAGATGA
- the LOC115401173 gene encoding unconventional myosin-Ic isoform X3 has product MKYRPTVVATDGVRAMMESALTARDRVGVQDFVLLENYTSEAAFIENLRKRFKENLIYTYIGSVLVSVNPYKDLEIYTKNHMERYRGVNFYEVSPHIYAVADNAYRSMRTERKDQCILISGESGAGKTEASKKILQYYAVTCPASDQVQTVKDRLLQSNPVLEAFGNAKTLRNDNSSRFGKYMDIQFDFKGAPVGGHIINYLLEKSRVVHQNHGERNFHIFYQLIEGGEEDLLRRLGLERNPQQYQYLVKGNCPKVSSINDRSDWKVVRKALSVIGFNEDDVEELLNIIASVLHLGNVQYGGEDGTACITSDTQIKYLARLLGVNGSVLTEALTHKKIIAKGEELMSPLNLEQASSARDALSKAVYGRTFTWLVNKINTSLAYKDDSQKSYSVIGLLDIYGFEVFQNNSFEQFCINYCNEKLQQLFIELTLKSEQDEYEAEGITWEPVQYFNNKIICDLVEEKFKGIISILDEECLRPGDASDFTFLEKLESTVGGHPHFVTHKLADPKTRKVMGREEFRLLHYAGEVNYNVNGFLDKNNDLLFRNLKEVMCMSENKILTQCFDREELSDKKRPDTAATQFKSSLAKLMEILMSKEPSYVRCIKPNDSKQSGRFDDVLIRHQVKYLGLMENLRVRRAGFAYRRRYEVFLQRYKSLCPETWPNWQGRLAEGVSTLVKHMGYKPEEYKMGRSKIFIRFPKTLFATEDALETRKHSLATKLQAGWKGYIQRTKYKKLRSAVITIQAWWRGILARRRAQRRRQAANTIRRFIKGFIYRHKERCPENEYFLDYVRYSFLMNLHRNLPKNVLDKSWPTPPAALTEASEHLRKLCMQNMVWKYCKKISPEWKHQMEQKVVASEIFKDKKDNYPQSVPKLFVSTRLNGEDINPKVAQALGSEKMKYAVPVTKYDRKGYKARPRQLLLTGNAVVIAEEGKLKQRIDYSALKGISVSSLSDGVFVLHVPSDDNKQKGDVVLQSDHVIETLTKVAICADKVNSININQGSIKFTAGHGKEGIIDFTPGSELLVAKAKNGHLAVTAPRLNSR; this is encoded by the exons GTGGTGGCCACTGACGGGGTCCGGGCTATGATGGAGTCGGCCCTGACAGCCAGAGACCGGGTGGGGGTGCAGGACTTTGTCCTGCTGGAGAACTACACCAGCGAAGCAGCCTTCATCGAGAACCTGCGCAAACGCTTCAAAGAGAACCTCATCTAC ACGTACATTGGTTCGGTGCTGGTGTCCGTTAACCCGTACAAAGACCTTGAGATCTACACCAAGAACCACATGGAGCGATACCGAGGGGTCAACTTCTACGAGGTGTCACCACACAT CTACGCTGTGGCCGATAACGCGTACCGCTCCATGAGGACGGAGAGGAAGGACCAGTGCATCCTGATCTCGGGGGAGAGCGGCGCCGGGAAGACGGAGGCGTCCAAGAAGATCCTGCAGTACTACGCCGTCACCTGTCCGGCCAGCGATCAGGTGCAGACAGTCAAAGACCGCCTGCTGCAGTCCAACCCCGTGCTGGAG GCCTTCGGTAATGCCAAGACGTTGCGTAACGACAACTCGAGCCGTTTTGGAAAGTACATGGACATTCAGTTCGACTTCAAG GGCGCCCCGGTGGGAGGACACATCATCAACTACCTCCTGGAGAAGTCCCGCGTGGTCCACCAGAACCACGGCGAGAGGAACTTCCACATCTTCTACCAGCTGATCGAGGGCGGCGAGGAGGACCTGCTGAGGCGCCTGGGCCTGGAGAGGAACCCGCAGCAGTACCAGTACCTGGTCAAG GGAAACTGCCCCAAAGTGAGCTCCATCAACGACCGCAGCGACTGGAAGGTGGTGAGGAAGGCCCTGTCTGTCATCGGCTTCAACGAGGACGACGTGGAG GAGCTGCTGAACATAATTGCCAGCGTGCTCCACCTGGGCAACGTGCAGTACGGCGGCGAGGATGGCACGGCCTGCATCACCTCCGACACGCAGATAAAGTACCTGGCCAGG TTGTTAGGAGTGAATGGGAGCGTGCTGACGGAGGCACTCACACACAAGAAGATTATCGCCAAGGGAGAGGAG ctaaTGAGCCCGTTGAACCTCGAGCAGGCGTCATCGGCTCGGGATGCTCTGTCCAAGGCGGTGTACGGACGCACCTTCACCTGGCTGGTGAACAAGATCAACACTTCGTTGGCGTataag GATGACTCCCAGAAGAGTTACTCGGTCATCGGCCTGCTGGACATCTACGGCTTTGAGGTCTTCCAGAACAACAG ctttgagCAGTTCTGCATCAACTACTGTAacgagaagctgcagcagctcttcatcGAGCTCACGCTCAAATCTGAGCAGGACGAGTACGAAGCCGAGGGCATCACG TGGGAACCGGTTCAATACTTCAACAACAAGATCATCTGCgacctggtggaggagaagTTCAAAGGCATCATCTCCATCCTG GATGAGGAGTGTCTTCGACCCGGGGACGCCAGCGATTTCACCTtcctggagaagctggagagcACCGTGGGAGGACACCCGCACTTTGTCAC TCACAAGCTGGCAGATCCAAAGACCCGGAAGGTGATGGGCCGAGAGGAGTTCAGGCTGCTGCACTACGCTGGAGAGGTCAACTACAACGTCAACG GTTTTCTGGACAAGAACAACGACTTGCTCTTCAGAAACCTGAAAGAG gtgatgTGCATGTCTGAGAACAAGATCCTGACGCAGTGCTTCGACCGAGAGGAGCTGAGTGACAAGAAGCGGCCGGACACG GCAGCCACGCAGTTCAAGTCCAGTCTGGCGAAGCTCATGGAGATCCTCATGTCCAAGGAGCCGTCCTACGTGCGATGCATCAAGCCCAACGACTCCAAGCAGTCAG ggCGGTTCGACGACGTTCTGATCCGCCACCAGGTGAAGTACCTgggcctgatggagaacctgcgGGTGAGGAGAGCCGGCTTCGCCTACAGGCGGCGCTACGAGGTCTTCCTCCAGAG GTATAAGTCCCTGTGTCCGGAGACGTGGCCTAACTGGCAGGGGAGGCTGGCGGAGGGAGTGTCCACTCTGGTGAAACACATGGGATACAAACCTGAGGAGTATAAAATGGGCAG ATCCAAAATCTTCATCCGCTTCCCAAAGACTCTGTTTGCCACCGAGGACGCTCTGGAGACCAGGAAACACAGTCTGG CCACCAAGCTGCAGGCGGGATGGAAAGGATACATCCAGAGGACCAAATACAAAAAGCTCCGGTCAGCAG TAATCACCATCCAGGCCTGGTGGAGAGGCATCCTCGCCCGGAGGAGAGCCCAGCGCAGACGGCAGGCGGCTAACACCATCCGCAG GTTTATCAAAGGCTTCATCTATCGCCATAAGGAGCGCTGCCCGGAGAACGAGTACTTCCTGGATTACGTGCGATACTCTTTCCTCATGAACCTGCACAGGAATCTGCCGAAGAACGTCCTGGATAAGAGCTGGCCCACGCCCCCGGCCGCGCTCACCGAG GCGTCCGAGCATCTCCGCAAGCTGTGCATGCAGAACATGGTGTGGAAGTACTGTAAGAAGATCAGCCCGGAGTGGAAGCACCAG ATGGAGCAGAAGGTGGTCGCCAGCGAGATCTTCAAGGACAAGAAGGACAACTACCCGCAGAGCGTGCCCAAACTCTTCGTCAGCACCAGGCTCA ACGGCGAGGACATCAACCCCAAGGTGGCTCAAGCTCTGGGCAGCGAGAAGATGAAG TACGCCGTTCCCGTCACCAAATACGACAGGAAGGGCTACAAAGCCCGACCGCGACAGCTGCTGCTCACCGGGAACGCCGTGGTCATCGCAGAGGAGGGAAAACTCAAGCAGCGCATCGACTACTCCGCGCTCAAAG GCATCTCGGTGAGCTCCCTGAGCGATGGCGTATTCGTCCTGCACGTTCCCAGTGACGACAACAAGCAGAAG GGAGATGTGGTTCTGCAGAGCGACCACGTCATCGAGACTTTGACCAAAGTCGCCATCTGTGCTGACAAAGTCAACAGCATCAACATCAACCAGGGCAG TATAAAGTTTACAGCAGGGCACGGGAAGGAAGGGATCATCGACTTCACACCCGGATCAGAACTGCTGGTGGCCAAGGCCAAGAACGGACACTTGGCTGTG ACGGCTCCCAGACTCAACTCCAGATGA
- the LOC115401173 gene encoding unconventional myosin-Ic isoform X4, giving the protein MMESALTARDRVGVQDFVLLENYTSEAAFIENLRKRFKENLIYTYIGSVLVSVNPYKDLEIYTKNHMERYRGVNFYEVSPHIYAVADNAYRSMRTERKDQCILISGESGAGKTEASKKILQYYAVTCPASDQVQTVKDRLLQSNPVLEAFGNAKTLRNDNSSRFGKYMDIQFDFKGAPVGGHIINYLLEKSRVVHQNHGERNFHIFYQLIEGGEEDLLRRLGLERNPQQYQYLVKGNCPKVSSINDRSDWKVVRKALSVIGFNEDDVEELLNIIASVLHLGNVQYGGEDGTACITSDTQIKYLARLLGVNGSVLTEALTHKKIIAKGEELMSPLNLEQASSARDALSKAVYGRTFTWLVNKINTSLAYKDDSQKSYSVIGLLDIYGFEVFQNNSFEQFCINYCNEKLQQLFIELTLKSEQDEYEAEGITWEPVQYFNNKIICDLVEEKFKGIISILDEECLRPGDASDFTFLEKLESTVGGHPHFVTHKLADPKTRKVMGREEFRLLHYAGEVNYNVNGFLDKNNDLLFRNLKEVMCMSENKILTQCFDREELSDKKRPDTAATQFKSSLAKLMEILMSKEPSYVRCIKPNDSKQSGRFDDVLIRHQVKYLGLMENLRVRRAGFAYRRRYEVFLQRYKSLCPETWPNWQGRLAEGVSTLVKHMGYKPEEYKMGRSKIFIRFPKTLFATEDALETRKHSLATKLQAGWKGYIQRTKYKKLRSAVITIQAWWRGILARRRAQRRRQAANTIRRFIKGFIYRHKERCPENEYFLDYVRYSFLMNLHRNLPKNVLDKSWPTPPAALTEASEHLRKLCMQNMVWKYCKKISPEWKHQMEQKVVASEIFKDKKDNYPQSVPKLFVSTRLNGEDINPKVAQALGSEKMKYAVPVTKYDRKGYKARPRQLLLTGNAVVIAEEGKLKQRIDYSALKGISVSSLSDGVFVLHVPSDDNKQKGDVVLQSDHVIETLTKVAICADKVNSININQGSIKFTAGHGKEGIIDFTPGSELLVAKAKNGHLAVTAPRLNSR; this is encoded by the exons ATGATGGAGTCGGCCCTGACAGCCAGAGACCGGGTGGGGGTGCAGGACTTTGTCCTGCTGGAGAACTACACCAGCGAAGCAGCCTTCATCGAGAACCTGCGCAAACGCTTCAAAGAGAACCTCATCTAC ACGTACATTGGTTCGGTGCTGGTGTCCGTTAACCCGTACAAAGACCTTGAGATCTACACCAAGAACCACATGGAGCGATACCGAGGGGTCAACTTCTACGAGGTGTCACCACACAT CTACGCTGTGGCCGATAACGCGTACCGCTCCATGAGGACGGAGAGGAAGGACCAGTGCATCCTGATCTCGGGGGAGAGCGGCGCCGGGAAGACGGAGGCGTCCAAGAAGATCCTGCAGTACTACGCCGTCACCTGTCCGGCCAGCGATCAGGTGCAGACAGTCAAAGACCGCCTGCTGCAGTCCAACCCCGTGCTGGAG GCCTTCGGTAATGCCAAGACGTTGCGTAACGACAACTCGAGCCGTTTTGGAAAGTACATGGACATTCAGTTCGACTTCAAG GGCGCCCCGGTGGGAGGACACATCATCAACTACCTCCTGGAGAAGTCCCGCGTGGTCCACCAGAACCACGGCGAGAGGAACTTCCACATCTTCTACCAGCTGATCGAGGGCGGCGAGGAGGACCTGCTGAGGCGCCTGGGCCTGGAGAGGAACCCGCAGCAGTACCAGTACCTGGTCAAG GGAAACTGCCCCAAAGTGAGCTCCATCAACGACCGCAGCGACTGGAAGGTGGTGAGGAAGGCCCTGTCTGTCATCGGCTTCAACGAGGACGACGTGGAG GAGCTGCTGAACATAATTGCCAGCGTGCTCCACCTGGGCAACGTGCAGTACGGCGGCGAGGATGGCACGGCCTGCATCACCTCCGACACGCAGATAAAGTACCTGGCCAGG TTGTTAGGAGTGAATGGGAGCGTGCTGACGGAGGCACTCACACACAAGAAGATTATCGCCAAGGGAGAGGAG ctaaTGAGCCCGTTGAACCTCGAGCAGGCGTCATCGGCTCGGGATGCTCTGTCCAAGGCGGTGTACGGACGCACCTTCACCTGGCTGGTGAACAAGATCAACACTTCGTTGGCGTataag GATGACTCCCAGAAGAGTTACTCGGTCATCGGCCTGCTGGACATCTACGGCTTTGAGGTCTTCCAGAACAACAG ctttgagCAGTTCTGCATCAACTACTGTAacgagaagctgcagcagctcttcatcGAGCTCACGCTCAAATCTGAGCAGGACGAGTACGAAGCCGAGGGCATCACG TGGGAACCGGTTCAATACTTCAACAACAAGATCATCTGCgacctggtggaggagaagTTCAAAGGCATCATCTCCATCCTG GATGAGGAGTGTCTTCGACCCGGGGACGCCAGCGATTTCACCTtcctggagaagctggagagcACCGTGGGAGGACACCCGCACTTTGTCAC TCACAAGCTGGCAGATCCAAAGACCCGGAAGGTGATGGGCCGAGAGGAGTTCAGGCTGCTGCACTACGCTGGAGAGGTCAACTACAACGTCAACG GTTTTCTGGACAAGAACAACGACTTGCTCTTCAGAAACCTGAAAGAG gtgatgTGCATGTCTGAGAACAAGATCCTGACGCAGTGCTTCGACCGAGAGGAGCTGAGTGACAAGAAGCGGCCGGACACG GCAGCCACGCAGTTCAAGTCCAGTCTGGCGAAGCTCATGGAGATCCTCATGTCCAAGGAGCCGTCCTACGTGCGATGCATCAAGCCCAACGACTCCAAGCAGTCAG ggCGGTTCGACGACGTTCTGATCCGCCACCAGGTGAAGTACCTgggcctgatggagaacctgcgGGTGAGGAGAGCCGGCTTCGCCTACAGGCGGCGCTACGAGGTCTTCCTCCAGAG GTATAAGTCCCTGTGTCCGGAGACGTGGCCTAACTGGCAGGGGAGGCTGGCGGAGGGAGTGTCCACTCTGGTGAAACACATGGGATACAAACCTGAGGAGTATAAAATGGGCAG ATCCAAAATCTTCATCCGCTTCCCAAAGACTCTGTTTGCCACCGAGGACGCTCTGGAGACCAGGAAACACAGTCTGG CCACCAAGCTGCAGGCGGGATGGAAAGGATACATCCAGAGGACCAAATACAAAAAGCTCCGGTCAGCAG TAATCACCATCCAGGCCTGGTGGAGAGGCATCCTCGCCCGGAGGAGAGCCCAGCGCAGACGGCAGGCGGCTAACACCATCCGCAG GTTTATCAAAGGCTTCATCTATCGCCATAAGGAGCGCTGCCCGGAGAACGAGTACTTCCTGGATTACGTGCGATACTCTTTCCTCATGAACCTGCACAGGAATCTGCCGAAGAACGTCCTGGATAAGAGCTGGCCCACGCCCCCGGCCGCGCTCACCGAG GCGTCCGAGCATCTCCGCAAGCTGTGCATGCAGAACATGGTGTGGAAGTACTGTAAGAAGATCAGCCCGGAGTGGAAGCACCAG ATGGAGCAGAAGGTGGTCGCCAGCGAGATCTTCAAGGACAAGAAGGACAACTACCCGCAGAGCGTGCCCAAACTCTTCGTCAGCACCAGGCTCA ACGGCGAGGACATCAACCCCAAGGTGGCTCAAGCTCTGGGCAGCGAGAAGATGAAG TACGCCGTTCCCGTCACCAAATACGACAGGAAGGGCTACAAAGCCCGACCGCGACAGCTGCTGCTCACCGGGAACGCCGTGGTCATCGCAGAGGAGGGAAAACTCAAGCAGCGCATCGACTACTCCGCGCTCAAAG GCATCTCGGTGAGCTCCCTGAGCGATGGCGTATTCGTCCTGCACGTTCCCAGTGACGACAACAAGCAGAAG GGAGATGTGGTTCTGCAGAGCGACCACGTCATCGAGACTTTGACCAAAGTCGCCATCTGTGCTGACAAAGTCAACAGCATCAACATCAACCAGGGCAG TATAAAGTTTACAGCAGGGCACGGGAAGGAAGGGATCATCGACTTCACACCCGGATCAGAACTGCTGGTGGCCAAGGCCAAGAACGGACACTTGGCTGTG ACGGCTCCCAGACTCAACTCCAGATGA